Below is a genomic region from Bradyrhizobium manausense.
CGAAATCATCGAGATGCTCTGCGCGATGCCGGCCAGCACGAGGCAGGCCATCGCGACCGGCATGGTCCTGATTTCGACGAACACCAGCAGCAGCGTGTACCATGCCAGCGTGGCGCCGATCAGGAGCCGGGCAATGCGCAGGCCGCCAACCAGGCTGAGCGTGACGGAGCCGATCAGCGAGCCCGAGGCGAAGCTCGCCGAGAGATAACCGAGGCCGGTCTGGTCGGTGTGAAAGATGTCGCGCGCGATGTAAGGCAGCAATCCATTCGTCAGCGGAAACGCGGTGAGATTGACGAGGAAGGCGACGCAAAGCGCTGCCAGCATTGCCGGCCCGTTCCAGGAATACACGATGCCTTCCTTGAGATCGCGCAGCAACCGCGAGCCGGAATGGGATTCCATCAAGCGATGCTCGGCGGACTTCGCCGGTCGGGTCAGGCACAGCATCAGACCAGCGGCCCCAAAATAAAGACATGCGATGACTGCATACACTTTGCCGATACCGAAAATCGCGAACAGTCCGGCTCCCGTCAGCGCCCCGGCGATGCGCGCGCTGTCCTGGGTCGTGCGTGACAGGCTGATCGCCCCCACCAGCAACTCGGTCGGCATGATGTCGGCGAGAAGCGCGCTGCGAAGGCCGAGATCCGAAGAGCGGATCAGGCCCATGATCGTCACGATGATCATCACCTTGAGCGGCGTCAGATGGCCGGTCAGCGCGAGAACCATGATGGTCGAAGCGAGGACCGTATAGGCGAGACGCAGCACGACAAGAAGATCGCGGTGACCCATGCGATCACCGACCATCCCGAGCACCGGAGCGATCAGGGTTCCGACATATTGCAGCGACGCGAGAATGGTAAGCAGCAGCACCGAGCCTGTCTCGACCAGGATGTACCAGCCGAGCACGAGAGTTTCGATCTCGAATGCCCAGGAGGTGAGAAGGTCGGACGGCCACTGGAAACGATAATTGCGGATGCGGAATGGCGCGAG
It encodes:
- a CDS encoding MFS transporter — its product is MSNPKRPSALAPFRIRNYRFQWPSDLLTSWAFEIETLVLGWYILVETGSVLLLTILASLQYVGTLIAPVLGMVGDRMGHRDLLVVLRLAYTVLASTIMVLALTGHLTPLKVMIIVTIMGLIRSSDLGLRSALLADIMPTELLVGAISLSRTTQDSARIAGALTGAGLFAIFGIGKVYAVIACLYFGAAGLMLCLTRPAKSAEHRLMESHSGSRLLRDLKEGIVYSWNGPAMLAALCVAFLVNLTAFPLTNGLLPYIARDIFHTDQTGLGYLSASFASGSLIGSVTLSLVGGLRIARLLIGATLAWYTLLLVFVEIRTMPVAMACLVLAGIAQSISMISAAVILMRTASAHLRGRVMGVRMMVIYGLPIGLLAAGSLIDLIGYSATGSLYAAAGFVAMLAIAIRWRADLWPVHAPANAR